The stretch of DNA CGGACATGCCCTGCCATGTGGGTCTGGATGATCGGTCCGCCAAGGATTTAACCGACAGCGGTTAACAAAGAAAGAATCTCTAGCGCATCCATTCGTCGGGATAGACGCCCCAGGTCTCGATCGGCTGCACCCAGCCGGTGAGGCCCGCCGCCTTGACCCGGCACCAGGCGGGGCGACATTCCTGCAGCTCGCCGATCACGCCGGGTTCCACCTTTGCCACCAGCGGCGCGCTTTCCGTCGGCTCGCGCCGCAAACTGGCGAGCGGCGCGGTGAAGACGATGGTGCGCTTGCCCGACAAAAGGCTCTGATGCACCCAGCCCTCGGTGCCCTCGACATCGCGGATGCGCCGCCAGGTATCGAATTCGGCGACGATCTCCACCGGCATGTCCTTGCGCAGGAACACCCAGTCGATGGGGTAGCGCACGCCGGGGCCGGTGCGGATGTTCACCTCGCCGGAGCGCAGCGAGACGAAGCGCGGGATCGGCAGGCCGGAAGGGCTCTGCTGTGCCTGGACCAGCGCCGGCAGCAGCGCCACCAGCATCGCAAGGCAGGCCAGCGCAGGCAGGAGGATTCGGCGGGGCAATGTGGCTGATGTCATCGATTCGGTGGCGGATGCGTATCGGAAAGCTGGACCCTAGCAGACGGCGTATTATAACGGTGCAGCTTTCACCCGGTACAGGTCAAGCGGGCGGGATGCGCGCCTGCGCTACATCATGCTAGGGTCTGTCGCAAGGGCAGGGCTGGAAACAGGGTCAAGAGGAAGGCCCAAGAGGAAGGCAGGGACGGGACAATGCCGAACAGCGCCAAGAAACCGACCATCGTGGTCACCCGCAAGCTGCCGGACGCGGTCGAGACCCGCATGATGGAGCTGTTCGACGCGCGCCTGAACCTCGACGACCGGCCGATGACCCCGGCGGAGCTGATTGAGGCGGTGAAGGTGGCCGATGTGCTGGTGCCGACCGTTACCGACCGCGTGGATGCCCGCATCCTGGCGCAGGCCGGCCCGCAGCTGCGGCTCATCGCCTCCTTCGGTACCGGCGTCGATCACATCGACCTGGCGACCGCGCGGCAGAAGGGCATCACCGTCACCAACACGCCGGGCGTGCTGACCGAAGACACCGCCGATATGACGATGGCGCTGGTGCTTGCCGTGTCGCGCCGGCTGACCGAGGGCGAGCGGCTTGTGCGCTCCGGCACCTGGGAAGGCTGGGGTCCGACGCTGATGCTGGGCCACCGCATCGGCGGCAAGCGGCTGGGCATCATCGGCATGGGACGGATCGGCCAGGCGGTGGCGAAGCGCGCGCGGGGCTTCGGCCTGTCGATCCACTACCACAACCGGCGGCGCGTCCATCCCGACATCGAGGCAGAGCTGGAGGCCACATACTGGGAGAGCCTGGACCAGATGCTGGCTCGCATGGATGTGATCTCGATCAACTGCCCGCACACGCCGGCGACCTATCACCTGCTCTCCGCCCGGCGGCTGAAACTGCTGCGCCCGACCAGCATCGTGGTGAACACCTCGCGCGGCGAGGTGATCGACGAGAATGCACTGGCACGCGCACTGGCCGGGCGCGAGATCGCCGGCGCCGGCCTAGATGTCTTCGAGCACGAGCCGGCAATCAACCCGAAGCTGTTGGAACTCGACAATGTGGTGCTGATGCCGCATATGGGCTCGGCCACCATCGAGGGCCGCATCGATATGGGCGAGAAGGTCATCATCAACATCAAGACCTTCATCGACGGCCACACCCCGCCCGACCGCGTGCTGGAGCAGATGTTCTAAACATCCGCGCAAGAAGCGGGTGGCGGCAGCCCTTCCAATCCCGTTCATTGCCCCTTCCGGCAACGACCAAGGAACACCGCGATGCGTCCGACCGTGCCCGCCCCGCTGATGGGGCCAACGGAATGGCTGCTGCTGATCGTCCTGTCGGTGCTGTGGGGCGGCTCCTTCCTGTTCGCCAAGATCGCCGTCACCCATGTGCCGCCGCTGGTCGTGGTCTGGCTGCGCGTCTGCATTGCCGCCGCCATCCTGCTGGCGCTGCTGCCGGCCTTCGGCGTCCGGCTGCCGCGCGACGGGCGATTCTGGCGCGAGGTCGCGGTGATGGGGATGCTGAACAATGTCGCCCCCTTCGCGCTGATCTTCTGGGGCCAGCAGGAGATCGGCGCCAGCCTGGCCGGCATCCTGAACGCGACGACGCCCTTCTTCACCGTACTGCTGGCGCATCTGCTGACGCGGGACGAGCGCATCACCGGGGCGAAGCTGGCCGGGCTGCTGATAGGGCTTGCCGGTGTGGTGGCGATGATCGGGCCGGACGCGCTGGCCAGCCTCGGCGGGGCGGGGCTAGGCACGACGCTGGCGCAGCTTGCCATTGTCGGGGCCGCCTTCTCCTATGGCTGCGCCAATATCTTCGGCCGGCGCTTCCGCGATCGCCCGCCGATGGCGCTGGCCTGCGGGCAGCTTTCCATGTCGGCGCTGATCCTCACGCCAATTATCCTGACATTCCAGGCGCCCTGGAGCCTGCCGGTGCCGCCGGCCGAGGCCATCGCCGCCATCGTAGCACTGGCGGTTGCAAGCACGGCGCTCGCCTATGTGATCTTCTTCCGCATCCTGGCGAAGGCAGGCGCAACCAATGTCGCGCTGGTTACCTTCCTGGTGCCGGCGAGCGCCATCCTGCTGGGCGCGCTGGTACTGGGCGAACGGCTGGCGCCGATGCAGATGCTGGGCCTTGCCGGCATCCTGTGCGGGCTGGCCGCCATCGACGGGCGGCTGTGGCGCCGGATAACCCTCAGGCGACCTGCCGGATCTCCGTGATGCTGGGGGCTGTCCCGCAGAGCGGGCAGTCCGGGTCCTTGGGAATCTTCACCGTCTGGAACCGGCTGGACAGCGCGTCATAGAGCATCAGCCGGCCGGCGAGACTGTCGCCGAGGCCAAGGATTTCCTTCAGGATTTCGGTTGCCTGCAGCGTGCCGATGACACCGGCCACCGCCCCCAGGATACCCGCCTGGGAACAGCGCGGGATCAGGTCGGCCGGCGGCTTTTCCGGGAACAGGCAGCGATAGCAGGGGCAGCCCGCCTCATGCGCCTTGAACACGGAAATCTGCCCCTCAAAGCGCAGCAGCGCCCCGGACACGAGCGTCTTGCGCGCGAAATAACAGGCATCGTTCAGCAAATAGCGGCAGTCGAAATTGTCTGACCCGTCGGCGACGATGTCGTAGCCGGCGACCAGCGCCGCCACATTGTCCTGCGTCAGCTTCTCGCGGTGGGCGATGATGTCGATGCCTGGATTGAGCGCCCGCACCGTGTCGATGGCGCTATCCACCTTCAGCCGGCCCAGATCGGCGGTGCCGTGGATGATCTGGCGCTGCAGGTTCGACAGCTCGACCTCGTCATAATCGACAACGCCCAGCGTGCCGACACCGGCGGCGGCCAGATACATCAGCAGCGGCGCGCCGAGGCCGCCGGCGCCGATGACCAGCACCCGCGCCCCCAGCAGCTTCTCCTGCCCCTCCTCCCCGACCTCGTCGAGGATGAGATGGCGGGCATAGCGATGGAATTGCTCGTCGTTCAGTTCCATGGGCCACTCCCCCAGGGTAATGGGGTCAGCGGGACGGTCAGGCCTCTTCCGGCGCCTGCTCCCGGCCGGGCTGCGGTATCGCCGTCACGTTGAAGCCGGAATCCACATACAGCACCTCGCCGGTCACACCCGCCGACAGGTCGCTCAGCAGATAGAGGCCGGCGCCGCCGATCTCGTCCAGCGTGACGTTGCGGCGCAGCGGCGAATGGGTCTGGGTGAAGCGGTACACATAGCGGGCATCGCTGATCGCCGAGCCCGCCAGCGTGCGCATCGGCCCGGCGGAGATCGCGTTCACCCGGATGTTGTTCTCGCCCAGATCGACGGCGAGATAGCGCACGCTCGCCTCCAGCGCCGCCTTGGCCACGCCCATGACATTGTAGTTCGGCGTCACCCGCTCCGCGCCCAGATAGGACAGCGTCACCAGACTGCCGCCCTCGCTCATCAGCGGGGCTGCGCGCTTGGCGATGTTGGTGAAGGAGAAGCAGGAGATATCCAGCGTGCGGCGGAAATTGTTGCGCGTGGTATCGAGATAGCGCCCCTTCAGCTCCGTCTTGTCGGAATAGGCGATGGCGTGGACCACGAAATCCAGCCGGTCCCAGCGTTTCGACAGCCCGTCGAAGGCGGAATCGATGCTGGCTTCCGACACCACGTCACAGGACAGGGTGATGTCGGAGCCGACGGATTCCGCCAGCGGACCGACCCGCCGGGCGAAGGAGTCCGACTGGTAGGTGAAGGCTAGTTCCGCGCCATGCGCGGCCAGCGCCCTGGCAATGCCCCAGGCGATCGAATGATCGTTGGCGACGCCCATGATCAGCCCGCGCTTGCCGGCCATCAGCAGCTGCGGCGCGGCACCGTCCGCTGCCGGAGCGGCGGAATCGGTCAGCGGTTTGTCGATGCTTGCCATGTATGTCAGCCGTTATAGCGCCGAAGGGCCAGGACAGCATTGGTGCCGCCGAAGCCGAAACTGTTGGAAAGGGCGAGGTCGATCTGCTTGTCCATGGCCGTGCGGGCGATGGGCAGGTCGGCGAACGCCTCGTCGATGGTCTCGATATTGGCGGACGCGGCGATGAACCCGTCACGCATCATCAGCAGCGTGTAGATCGCCTCATGCACGCCGGCCGCCCCCAGGGAATGGCCGGTCAGCGACTTTGTGGAGGCGATGACGGGCATATCCTCGGCGAACACCTGGCGCAGCGCATCGGTCTCGCGCTGGTCGCCCACCGGCGTCGCGGTGCCGTGGGTGTTCACGTAATCGACTTTCCCCTCGACTCCGTGCAGCGCCATCTGCATGCAGCGCACCGCACCCTCGCCCGAGGGCTGCACCATGTCATGGCCGTCGGAGGTGGCGCCATAGCCGACCACCTCGGCATAGATCTTGGCGCCGCGCGCCTTCGCATGCTCCAACTCTTCCAACACCAGCACGCCGCCGCCGCCGGAGATCACGAAGCCGTCGCGCCCGGCATCGTAGGGCCGGGACGCCTTTTCCGGCGTATCATTGTACTTGGAGGACATGGCGCCCATGGCGTCGAACAGCACCGACATGGTCCAGTGCAGCTCCTCGCCGCCGCCGGCGAAGACGATGTCCTGCTTGCCGAGCTGGATCAGTTCCGCCGCATTGCCGATGCAATGCGCCGAGGTCGAGCAGGCGGAGCTGATCGAATAGTTCACGCCCTTGATCTGGTAGAAGGTGGACAGGCAGGCGGAGTTGGTGCTCGACATGCAGCGCGGCACCTGGTACGGGCCGACCCGCTTCGGCCCCTTCTCGCGCGCCGTGTCGAAGGCCAGCATCATGTTGCTGGTGGACGGCCCGCCCGAGCCCATGATCAGGCCGGTGCGCGGATTGACGACGTCCTTCTCCTCCAGCCCGGAATCGGCGATGGCCTGTTCCATGGCGAGGTAGTTGTACGCCGCACCCGGCCCCATGAAGCGGAGCAGCTTGCGGTCAATCGTCTCTTCCAGGTCGATCTTCAGGGAACCGTGCACCTGGCAGCGGAACCCCATTTCCTTGTAGTCCTCGGCCGGGACGATCCCCGATGTGCCGGCGCGCAGCGCGCTGGAGACCTCATCGGCGCTGTTGCCGATGGAGGAGATGACGCCGAGACCGGTAACGACAACACGACGCATGGCTCAGCTCCCTGCCGCCATTGCCGCCGCCGGGGCGGTTTCCGGCTGGAACAGCCCGACACGGATGTCCTTCGCCTCGTAGATCGTCTCGCCGTCGCAGATCACCCGGCCATCGGCGATGCCCAGCACCAGCTTGCGGCGAATGACGCGCTTGATGTCCAGCGCATAGACCACCTTCTTCGCAGTCGGCAGCACCTGGCCCATGAACTTCACCTCGCCCACGGCCAGCGCGCGCCCGGCGCCTGGCGAGCCGCCCCAGCCCAGGAAGAAGCCCAGCAGCTGCCACAGCGCATCCATGCCGAGGCAGCCCGGCATCACCGGGTCATTCTCGAAATGGCATTTGAAGAACCAGAGGTCCGGATTGATGTCGAATTCAGCGGTCACGATGCCCTTGCCGTGCTCGCCGCCTTCCTCGCGGATTTCCGTGATTCGGTCGAACATCAGCATGGGCGGCAGCGGCAGCTGCGCGTTACCGGGTCCGAACAGATCGCCATGCGCACAGGCCAGCAGATCCTGATAATCGTATGTTTGCTTACGGTCGGCCATGTTGGCTGAGGCTTCTTTCCTGTTTGCTTGCGGCCATATCTGGCAATGCACGCCGTAACGCGCCCGCCAGCCCTCCATGGCCAGCGATTCTAGCCGAACAGCGCGTTCCAGCGAAACCACAAATGGCAGGCCCGGCGGCACGACGCAACCCCCGCCGGTTTATTGAAACGGCGTCGAAGTGTAACAGAACCGAAAGCCGGGCCTTGCGCAGCGGCATGGACATCTTTTAGAACGACTATATATAAATATATCAGATTACCCGCAGGCACGGCGCCGCAGGCAGGCAAAGAAGCATGGACAGACTCCGTACCCACACCCACAACATCGAGCGGCTGAAGGCGGCCGGGCTGCGCCCGACCCGTCAGCGCCTGGCGCTGGCACAGCTGCTGTTCGGCACTGGCGACCGCCATGTGACCGCCGAACAGCTGCATGGCGAGGCGCTGGAAGCCAGGGTGCCGGTCTCGCTGGCCACGGTTTACAACACGCTGCACCAGTTCACCGAATCCGGGCTGCTGCGCGAAGTGGTGGTGGAGGCCAGCCGATCCTATTTCGACACCAACACCGGCAGGCACCATCATTTCTTCGTCACCGACAGCGGCGACCTGATGGACATCCCGGCCGGCGATATCGCGCTGGGCGAGCTGCCGCTGCCGCCCGAGGGTACGGAGATCGACAGCGTCGAGGTTATCATCCGCGTACGGCGCGAACCGCGGGCGGCCGGCTGAAGGGGACGGCCCGCTGAGGGTTGCAATTAGCGGTATTTAATTACCCCGCGCGGTGGTGGTGACGGGGCCGTGTGAGAATGAGTTTCATTCAAAATATTATTTTGTAACAAGCGGTTAAAATTCCGTTTGGAACAATTCAAATCTATTGACTTGCCTCCGGCTTCGCTCCATATCCACTCACGTTGAAGTGATCGACAGCCCGGCGCCGAACCCCAGCCATCGATCCGCAATCGGACATCACGGCATCGGCTCCGGCTTCATACATGCGAGAGCAGGAAGGAGAGAGTCATGGCCAATCTGAAGGGTTCCAAGACCTTCGACAATCTGAAGGAAGCGTTCGCCGGCGAGAGCCAGGCGAACCGCCGCTACCTCTATTTCGCCCAGAAGGCCGACGTCGAGGGCTATAACGACGTTGCCGCCGTGTTCCGCTCGACCGCCGAGGGCGAGACCGGCCACGCGCACGGCCATCTGGAGTTCATGGAAAGCGTCGGCGACCCGGCCACCGGCGAGCCGATCGGCGCCACCGACCTGAACCTGAAGGCCGCCATCGCCGGCGAGACGCACGAGTACACCGACATGTACCCGGGCATGGCGCGCACCGCCCGCGAGGAAGGCTTCGACGAGATCGCCGACTGGTTCGAGACCCTGGCGAAGGCCGAGAAGAGCCACGCCGGCCGCTTCCAGAAGGCCCTCGACAGCCTGAACAGCTAAGCTGTCCGGATGAGGCTCCCCGCCAGGCAACCGGCGGGGAGCTTCGCCTTTTCCAAATTATTCTTTCAAGGCATTCCTTAAATCATTGCCGCGCCGGAACGATCCAGGCGCGCCTTAGGGGAGAAGCAGCATGAAGGAAGGCAGTCTCGAGGCGCCGACCCGCCACCCGCTGGCCTGGACCGACCCGGATTTCTATGATGAGGCGAAGCTCGACGAGGAGCTGCGCCGGGTATTCGACATCTGCCATGGCTGCCGCCGCTGCTTCAATCTGTGCGACAGCTTCCCCCGCCTGTTCGACCTGATCGACGAATCGGAATCGGGCGAGCTGGATTCCGTCAGCTCGGCGGACTTCAAGCCGGTCGTGGACGCCTGCACGCTGTGTGACATGTGCTTCCTGACCAAGTGTCCCTATGTGCCGCCGCACGAGTTCAACCTGGACTTCCCGCACCTGATGCTGCGCTACCGCGCCGTCGAGCGGAAGAAGCAGGGCACGCCCTTCGTCGAGAAGCAGGTCACCGAGACCGACCGCAATGGCAAGCTGGCCGCTCCCGTCGCCGGCATCGCCAACTGGGCGACCGATCTGAAGAACGGCACGACCCGAGGCCTGATGGAGAAGGCCGGCGGCATCGACAAGCGCGCCGCGCTGCCGAAGTTCCATTCCAAGACCTTCACCCGCGCCGCCAAGAGCGACGTGCCGGAGGTCAATACGGCCGCCCCGGCCTACGGCCGCAAGGCGGCGCTCTACGCCACCTGCTTCGTGAACTACAACAATCCCGACACCGGCATGGCCGCGCGCCGGGTGCTGGCGAAGAACGGTGTCGAGACCGAGGTGGTCTACCCGTCCTGCTGCGGCATGCCGCAGCTGGAACAGGGCGACATCGAATCGGTGGCGAAGAAGGCGCGATCCGTCGCCCAGGAAATGAAGCCCTGGATCGACAAGGGCTACGACATCGTGGCGCTGACGCCGTCCTGCGCACTGATGCTGAAATTCGAATGGCCGCTGATCGTGCCGGATGATGAGGATGTGAAGCGGCTGTCAGCGGCGACGAAGGATATCAGCGAGTACGTCGTCGATATCGCCAAGAAGGAAGGGCTGGCTGAGGGCATCCAGGCGCTGGATGGCGGTGTCACCGTCCATATCGCCTGCCATGCCCGCGCCCAGAATATCGGCCAGAAGGCAGCCGAGATGCTGCGCCTGATCCCGGACACCAAGGTCTCGGTGATCGAGCGCTGCTCCGGCCATGGCGGCTCCTGGGGTATCTTCAAGGAGAATTTCGACATCGCCCTGAAGGTCGGAAAGCCGGTTGCCCGGCAGGCGCTGAAGGAGGCGAACAAATATGTCGTCTCCGAATGCCCGCTGGCCGGCCTGCACATTCTGCAGGGGATGGAGGAGATCGAGAAGGACGCCGCCATTCCCAGCCAGTCCGAACACCCCATCGAGCTGGTCGCCAAGGCCTACGGGCTGTGAGCGGCGACCGCTCATAACGACGCAAACGGAGGTCCCATGATGCCTGCTACGGCAAAGCAGATCACGCACGCGGATATCCTGCCGCTGCCTGACTACATGAAGATCCGCAAGGAGCGCCGCAGCGCCGTCGTGGCGCTGAAGAAGAACCGGCGCCTGGCGGTCGGCCCGCACGCTACCTTCTATTTCGAGAATTTCGAGACTATGCTGAGCCAGGTTCAGGAGATGCTCTACATCGAGAAGGGCGGCGATGAGCAGGTCGAGGACGAGCTGAGCGCCTACAACCCGCTGATCCCGCAGGGGCGCGAGCTGGTCGCCACGGTGATGTTCGAGATCGATGACGAGGTGCGCCGTCGCCGTGTGCTGGCCACCCTCGGTGGCATCGAACACCAGATGTTCATCAAGGTCGGTGGCGAGACCGTGAAGGGTGTCGCCGAGGACGATCTCGACCGCACCACGGCGGACGGCAAGGCATCCTCCGTGCAGTTCGTGCATTTCCCCTTCACCGAGGCGCAGATCGCGGCCTTCCGCAAGCCGGGCGCCGAGGTGGTGCTGGGCTTCAGCCACGAGAATTACCCGCACATGACGGTGATGCCCGAAGCGGTGCGCGAGGCGCTGGCGAAGGATTTCGACTGAGCCTTCCGCATTACTGGAAATAATACAGGCCCCCGCGCGCTGCACAGCCGCGGGGGTTTCTGTTTGTCCTTGCCATTCGCCCACCGCATGCTCAAATACGTGACGAATTCGTATATTCTATAATTTCACTGATTTGAGGTGTGTTATGTCAGGGCAGCAGGCAGACTTTCGCGGCAAGATCTATGACAGCATCCTGGACACCATCGGCGCGACGCCGCTGGTCCGGGTGAACCGGCTGGCCGAGGCGCATGGCGTGCAGGCCGAGATCATCGGCAAGCTGGAATTCTTCAACCCGCTGGCCTCGGTGAAGGACCGCATCGGCTTCGCCATGATCGATGCCGCCGAGAAGGCGGGCGCGCTGAAGCCGGGCGCGGTCATTGTCGAGCCGACCTCCGGCAATACCGGCATCGCGCTGGCCTTCGTGGCGGCCGCCAAGGGCTACCGGCTGATCCTGACCATGCCGGAGAGCATGTCGGTCGAGCGCCGCAAGATGCTGAAGTTGCTGGGCGCCGAGCTTGAGCTGACCCCCGCCGACAAGGGCATGAAGGGCGCCATCGCCAAGGCGGAGGAGATTGTCGCCGCCACGCCGGGTGCCTTCATGCCGCAACAGTTCAAGAATGCCGCCAACCCGGCGATCCATCGTGTCACCACAGCGGAGGAAATCTGGACCGATACCGCCGGCACGGCGGATGTGCTGATCAGCGGTGTGGGCACCGGCGGCACGCTGACCGGCGTGTCCGAGGTGCTGAAGCAGCGTAAGCCCGGCTTCCTGACCGTTGCGGTGGAGCCGGAGGACAGCCCGGTGCTGTCCGGCGGCCAGCCGGGCCCGCACAAGATTCAGGGCATTGGTGCGGGCTTCGTGCCGGACATCCTGCAGACCGGCCTGATCGACGAGATCGTCCGCATCGGCAACGAGACGGCGATGAAGACGGCGCGCGAGGCGGCCCGGCTGGAAGGGCTGCCGGTCGGCATCTCCTCGGGTGCCGCTCTGGCCGCCGCCATTGAGGTCGGCAAGCGGCCGGAGATGGCGGGCAAGCGCATCGTCGCCATCATCCCGTCTTTCGCCGAGCGCTACCTCTCGACCGCCCTGTTCGACGGGCTGTAAGGGCTACAGCGCCAGCAGCTTGTCCGGGCAGTCGGTGACCAGGATATCCATGCCGTCCGCCAGCAGGCGGGCGGCATCCGCCGGCTCGTTGACCGTATAGGCCAGCGCCTTCATGCCGACGGCATGGACCGCGTCGATCCGTTCCTTCGTGTAGCGGCGGAAATTGCCGTTCACACTGACCGACTTCAGCCGCGCCGCATCCTCCAGCCAGCCTTCCTTGAAATCGTCCGTCAGATAGCCGCGCGACAGGTCCGACGCCTCGGCCAGTGCCACTTCCAGCGCCGCCGGCTTGAAGCTGGAGAACTGGAAGGGGGCATCACTCTTCCAGTTCTCCTGTACGATCTTTACCGTGGCGGCGGCGGTCTCGCGTTCGCGGCCGGGGCAGGGCTTGATCTCGACATTCACGCCCATGCCGAGCTCGGCGATCAGTTCCAGCGCTTCGGCCAGGGTCGGGATGCGCTCGCCCGCGAAATCCGGGCCGAACCAGCCGCCGGCATCCAGCGCGCGCAGCGCGGCGAAGCTCTGCTCCGCCACTGGCCCCTCGCCATTGTTGGTTCGCCCCAGCACATTGTCGTGGTGGCAGATGACAATGCCGTCGGCGCTCAGCTTGGCATCCAGCTCCACCATTTTGGCACCGGCCTCGGCGGCCTTGCGGAAGCCGGCCAGCGTGTTCTCCGGCGCCAGCGCGGCGGCCCCGCGATGGCCGACAATCCTCGGAAATTCCATATCTAAACTCTCCACACGAAAGAGGCGGCACCCGAAGGTGCCGCCCCAATGCCGTTCAGACAAGCGCCGGTTTTACTCGGCCGCATCGTCCTTCTTCGACAGGTCCTCGCCGGTCTCCTGATCGATCTTCTTCATCGACAGCTTGACCTTGCCGCGGTCATCGAAGCCCAGCACCTTCA from Oceanibaculum indicum P24 encodes:
- a CDS encoding glycerophosphodiester phosphodiesterase family protein; translated protein: MEFPRIVGHRGAAALAPENTLAGFRKAAEAGAKMVELDAKLSADGIVICHHDNVLGRTNNGEGPVAEQSFAALRALDAGGWFGPDFAGERIPTLAEALELIAELGMGVNVEIKPCPGRERETAAATVKIVQENWKSDAPFQFSSFKPAALEVALAEASDLSRGYLTDDFKEGWLEDAARLKSVSVNGNFRRYTKERIDAVHAVGMKALAYTVNEPADAARLLADGMDILVTDCPDKLLAL